Part of the Cyclopterus lumpus isolate fCycLum1 chromosome 16, fCycLum1.pri, whole genome shotgun sequence genome, CAATGGATCCAACACAACTGGTTCCAAAGGCAACCAGTCCagtcccagcaccaccagtaaAATCACATCAGCAACCAATGGATCCAACACAACTGGTTCCAAAGGCAACCAGTCCagtcccagcaccaccagtaaAATCACATGAGCAACCAATGGATCCGCCACAACTGGTTCCAAAGGCAACCAGTCCagtcccagcaccaccagtaaAATCACATCAGCAACCAATGGATCCAACACAACTGGTTCCAAAGGCAACCAGTCCagtcccagcaccaccagtaaCACCACAGAACTGCCCCCGGCCCCGGCCAGCGGCAGCGTACCCGGATTCGGGATCGCTCTGCTGGTTCTGGCTGCTCTGATTTTGCTGCTGTTCATCCTGCTAATCATCGGACTGGTGAGTCGGGCCGCTCGATTAcggcacaaaaacacaattgttaATATTAACCGTTAGAACTCGATCGCACGTTTTGGAACATTTTGTCTTCAAAGTTTAAAAGTCAAATGCAGCAAAATCAAGAGACTAGTTCTAAACAGATTTTTGTGCTCTCCTGAACATGTTGGTTGTGATGAAGACCCATAAAGCTTGCTAATAAACATACAGTCCTAAAATGCTCATAATCTTTCGTTAATCTGCTTCTCTCTCCAGCTGGTGTGGTGCTGCTGCTTTAAGGGGCGCCACAACGACTTCGGTCCCTACGAAGATCCGAACAACTTCCCTCtgtacaccacacacactcgctTCGATGGGCCCAACGGGATGAAATACGTGAGTCAAGAGTCTCTAGATACCTCTGTGAGGACAcgtcaccaatgtcctcacaaggacatgtcaccaatgtcctcacaaacacacgtcaccaatgtcctcacaaggacatctcaccaatgtcctcacaaacacacgtcaccaatgtcctcacaaggacatgtcaccaatgtcctcacaaacacacgtcactaatgtcctcacaaacacacgt contains:
- the LOC117745733 gene encoding putative protein TPRXL, yielding MSSQTHVTNGSNTTGSKGNQSSPSTTSKITSATNGSNITGSKGNQSSPSTTSKITSATNGSNTTGSKGNQSSPSTTRKLTSATNGSNTTGSKGNQSSPSTTRKLTSATHGFTTTGSKGNQSSPSTTSKIASATNGSNTTGSKGNQSSPSTTSKITSATNGSNTTGSKGNQSSPSTTSNQSSPSTTSKITSATNGSNTTGSKGNQSSPSTTSNTTELPPAPASGSVPGFGIALLVLAALILLLFILLIIGLLVWCCCFKGRHNDFGPYEDPNNFPLYTTHTRFDGPNGMKYAEMDKPMKNRTGTYTVNQ